In Uranotaenia lowii strain MFRU-FL chromosome 2, ASM2978415v1, whole genome shotgun sequence, one genomic interval encodes:
- the LOC129745660 gene encoding casein kinase I-like yields the protein MELRVGNKYRLGRKIGSGSFGDIYLGTNISTGEEVAIKLECIKTKHPQLHIESKFYRMLQGAIGIPTIKWCGSEGDYNVMVMELLGPSLEDLFNFCSRRFTLKTVLLLADQMISRIDFIHSRSFIHRDIKPDNFLMGLGKKGNLVYIIDFGLAKKYKDSKTMAHIPYRENKNLTGTARYASINTHLGIEQSRRDDLESLGYVLMYFNLGTLPWQGLKAANKRQKYERISEKKLSTPIEELCKGFPPEFASYLSYCRQIDFTQRPDYGYLRKVLRTLFARQGYTYDYVFDWNMLKFGGSSRHNNTNERNKTGAVVQSSDPTAIGTSMVATAGGGVVTTVTGTTASLAKNDSCKLVSNRLLQMVAQSRPPGADQQQVPGVPGVPQQQQQPVHNNNAGSANPEPIATFPPRHDTPERRSSIRLRGQNLDSRNIE from the coding sequence ATGGAGCTACGTGTCGGAAATAAATATCGATTAGGGCGGAAGATTGGTTCCGGCTCTTTTGGTGACATATATCTTGGAACCAACATTTCCACTGGGGAAGAAGTTGCCATCAAACTCGAATGTATCAAGACAAAACATCCGCAGCTTCATATTGAGAGCAAATTCTACCGAATGCTTCAGGGTGCCATTGGTATTCCAACAATAAAATGGTGTGGATCTGAGGGGGACTACAATGTAATGGTCATGGAATTACTGGGCCCATCGTTAGAAGATTTGTTCAACTTTTGCTCAAGGCGGTTCACCCTCAAGACTGTGTTACTTCTGGCGGATCAGATGATTTCCCGTATTGATTTCATACACTCGAGAAGCTTTATTCATCGGGACATCAAACCTGATAACTTTTTGATGGGACTCGGAAAAAAGGGCAACCTTGTGTACATAATTGATTTCGGTTTGGCCAAGAAATACAAAGATTCTAAAACGATGGCACACATTCCTTATCGGGAAAATAAAAACCTAACAGGAACGGCCAGGTACGCTTCTATAAATACCCATTTGGGTATCGAACAAAGTCGGCGAGATGATCTGGAATCATTAGGCTATGTGCTAATGTATTTCAATCTGGGCACGCTGCCATGGCAAGGTCTGAAGGCAGCTAACAAACGGCAAAAGTATGAACGGATATCGGAGAAAAAGTTGTCAACACCAATCGAGGAACTGTGTAAAGGTTTCCCTCCAGAGTTCGCCTCTTATCTCTCTTACTGCCGTCAGATAGACTTCACCCAACGTCCCGATTACGGTTATCTAAGAAAAGTTCTCCGAACATTATTCGCCCGGCAAGGTTATACGTATGATTATGTATTTGATTGGAATATGTTGAAGTTTGGGGGCTCATCACGTCACAACAATACCAACGAGCGAAATAAAACAGGAGCCGTAGTACAATCTAGCGATCCGACGGCCATCGGAACCAGTATGGTAGCCACAGCAGGCGGTGGAGTAGTTACAACCGTTACCGGAACAACGGCATCACTCGCGAAAAATGATTCCTGCAAGTTGGTATCGAATCGATTGCTCCAGATGGTGGCCCAATCACGACCACCCGGTGCAGACCAACAGCAAGTTCCTGGTGTTCCCGGGGTtccacagcagcagcaacaacctGTTCATAATAACAACGCTGGCAGTGCGAATCCCGAACCGATCGCCACCTTCCCTCCCCGACATGACACACCGGAACGTCGATCATCTATACGCTTGCGTGGTCAAAATTTAGACTCCAGAAATATTGAATAA